A portion of the Naumovozyma castellii chromosome 2, complete genome genome contains these proteins:
- the ADF1 gene encoding Adf1p (ancestral locus Anc_1.7): MARSHSTKTKAATNNRNKTGKNQVKKNKNSISFSDRKKAKHQVEKLNKKENLLPMNVLDLQKKKNLSKKPEPLKSILHARSLLQDQKKDKEIRNKIRAEQKATDDSIEKQIEMISGFTF; the protein is encoded by the coding sequence ATGGCAAGATCACATTCAACAAAAACTAAGGCGGCAACGAATAACCGAAATAAAACTGGCAAAAATCAGGtcaaaaagaataagaacAGTATATCGTTTTCTGATAGGAAGAAGGCTAAACATCAGGTAGAAAAACTGAATAAAAAGGAGAATTTGCTGCCGATGAATGTCTTAGAtttacaaaagaagaagaatttgtcAAAGAAGCCAGAGCCCCTAAAATCCATATTACATGCGAGAAGCTTACTACAGGACCAGAAAAAAGATAAAGAGATTAGAAATAAGATCAGAGCTGAACAAAAGGCTACAGATGATAGTATAgagaaacaaattgaaatgaTATCAGGATTTACTTTCTAA
- the MRC1 gene encoding chromatin-modulating protein MRC1 (ancestral locus Anc_1.5) → MESIFEEFSLPKKQRKTTYKKIHEEPNNDEEALTEAVDVMAPPVIGNGFIFGNALIDKIRNRLDGKENKEDTPVPTQTQMIDNLYKDAEELEEETIEYEKEAINKEQEVVQTQLIAKEKEEIENIKNPSDAYLQETQPIEEKSFLLGTNKELETQETQVINPVLSESQPSENRSSNEKIPFTFTQKIQDFVETVENYSTDLSLSKDETITINLPNHATDNSTSKRAHRISQELQRTMTDMDTQVINNTNLDVIEATMADLPNLNEPQSTVADIPSTGLKIHEIQKELERERNSKELKEYKKPSKEIKVIPIKFSKTSLLDGFDNSSSDDELEVQKDMKITRTKEKPESSIKPKIKPKKLTGLNTYENKLKKKLLEKKHIQLDSDSDNDSDIAKRFPISRTSKATLLNLKARLSKKKPVKSNKSTNTSLDVLFQNLKQASRKQILDHQRELVENRGFKLEDIEKEKEIVENLLEEEIKRNKRIRMREKQKEKSLSENEDADFDLSANELEDEEEDGVNDSDNIANSQISDEEDEDSDSVLDNGNHVADEEGDANREADNSSISSKNEISDEDEDSIFQLTRKEKHPVRIIQESDDENEINKINTIDLGVYGGNLDNPNPLSSQTEPNEDDEDEKSTYENKEITEEERHALILAEKKRIQLIEKKNAARTKEMKKKGVNKLFEMEAEESEDEWHGIGGADGEVSDEYDSEVEKMIDDYSKSNFNPDEIRQMLALENKEMDLNMITKILYDIKNGGFRKRRRGGLDLELSDDDEDDEELREYHKRKRELMKKRMLEIGDDKKLIKNPKSKAFFESMVEDIVDEKNAFGDIESIEKSSTELDTQEEKEQDVTPGVDKKKNVISEEFVQKTLSFLRSGRDLEEFNIEEDLAKEQHGENVEDLFSLKQRSTIKEFRNPSQTNTIDLINNVENVESSPLGGFKPPSVIKSFSSRTDINEKFKDGNKTVTISKVYKTVGSSKASITYLGKSRKLMPPKKNKNREKIGSKIKPTRSSLFSSHDESFENS, encoded by the coding sequence ATGGAGAGTATATTTGAAGAGTTCAGTTTACcaaaaaaacaaagaaaGACTACATATAAGAAAATACATGAGGAACCAAACAATGATGAGGAAGCACTGACTGAAGCAGTGGATGTTATGGCACCACCAGTTATTGGAAATGGATTCATTTTTGGCAATGCTCTCATAGATAAAATTAGGAATCGATTAGATGGtaaggaaaataaagagGATACACCTGTTCCAACCCAAACGCAAATGATTGATAATTTATACAAAGACGCTGAGGAGTTGGAAGAAGAGACAATTGAATATGAGAAAGAAgcaataaataaagaacaagaagtaGTACAAACCCAACTTATTGCgaaggaaaaggaagaaattgaGAACATAAAAAATCCATCTGACGCATATCTTCAGGAAACGCAACCAATTGAGGAAAAATCGTTTCTTTTGGGAACAAATAAAGAACTAGAAACACAAGAAACCCAGGTAATCAATCCTGTCTTAAGCGAATCCCAACCTAGTGAAAATAGGTCATCTAATGAGAAAATCCCTTTCACATTCACCCAAAAAATCCAAGATTTTGTTGAAACAGTTGAAAACTATAGTACAGATCTCTCTTTGTCTAAAGATGAAACTATTACCATAAATCTACCGAATCATGCTACTGATAATTCCACAAGTAAAAGAGCCCACAGAATTAGCCAGGAACTTCAGCGAACAATGACGGATATGGATACCCAAGtcattaataatacaaatCTTGATGTTATTGAAGCCACAATGGCTGATTtaccaaatttaaatgaaCCACAATCAACTGTTGCAGATATACCCTCTACTGGTTTGAAAATTCATGAAATTCagaaagaattagaaaggGAAAGAAATTCTAAGGAACTGAAAGAATACAAAAAACCGTCTAAAGAAATAAAGGTTATTCCAATTAAATTTAGTAAAACATCATTACTAGATGGATTCGATAACTCTTCATCTGATGATGAGTTAGAAGTACAGAAAGATATGAAAATAACTCGAACCAAAGAAAAACCTGAAAGTTCGATAAAACCAAAAATTAAACCTAAAAAACTAACTGGTTTAAACACCTatgaaaacaaattgaaaaaaaagcTTCTTGAGAAAAAACACATTCAATTAGACTCAGATAGTGATAATGACAGTGACATAGCGAAAAGGTTTCCTATTTCTCGAACCTCAAAGGCCACGctattaaatttaaaggCAAGATTATCAAAAAAGAAACCAGTCAAGTCAAATAAATCAACTAATACTAGTCTTGATGttcttttccaaaactTGAAACAGGCAAGTAGAAAACAAATCTTAGATCATCAAAGAGAACTAGTTGAAAATAGAGGATTTAAAttagaagatattgaaaaagaaaaggaaattgtagaaaatttattagaagaggaaattaaaagaaataaaagaattCGGATGCGTGAGAAGCAGAAAGAAAAGTCTTTAAGTGAAAACGAAGATgctgattttgatttaagTGCCAACGAATTAGAAGATGAGGAGGAGGATGGGGTGAATGATTCAGACAATATTGCGAATTCTCAAATAAGcgatgaagaggatgaagacAGTGATTCTGTTTTGGATAATGGAAATCATGTTGccgatgaagaaggtgaCGCGAACCGCGAAGCGGACAATTCAAGCATCTCGAgcaaaaatgaaatttctgatgaggatgaagattCCATCTTTCAATTAACAAGAAAGGAAAAGCATCCTGTTAGAATAATACAAGAATCTGATGATGAgaatgaaataaataaaatcaaCACCATCGATCTCGGTGTTTATGGTGGTAATCTGGATAATCCAAATCCGTTATCATCTCAAACTGAACCTAATGAggacgatgaagatgaaaaatccACCTATGAGAATAAAGAGATAACAGAAGAGGAACGCCATGCTTTGATCCTTGCtgagaaaaaaagaatCCAATTAATAGAGAAAAAGAATGCTGCAAGAACTaaagaaatgaagaaaaagggTGTTAATAAACTATTTGAAATGGAAGCTGAAGAATCCGAAGATGAATGGCATGGTATTGGTGGTGCAGATGGAGAAGTATCAGATGAATATGATTCGGAGGTGGAGAAAATGATTGATGATTACTCTAAGTCAAATTTCAATCCTGATGAGATACGTCAGATGTTAGCACTGGAGAATAAGGAAATGGATCTAAACATGATTACAAAGATATTATATGATATAAAGAACGGAGGGTTCCgcaagagaagaagaggaggGCTAGACCTTGAATTgagtgatgatgatgaagacgatgaGGAGTTAAGAGAATAtcataaaagaaaaagagagttaatgaaaaagaGAATGTTAGAAATTGGTGACGATAAGAAACTAATAAAGAACCCCAAATCCAAAGCATTCTTTGAAAGTATGGTAGAGGATattgttgatgaaaaaaatgccTTTGGGGATATTGAATCCATTGAGAAATCTAGTACTGAATTAGACACTcaggaagaaaaagagCAAGATGTAACACCTGGGGTGgataagaaaaagaatgtGATATCTGAAGAGTTTGTTCAAAAGACGCTATCATTTTTAAGAAGTGGCCGTGACTTAGAGGAGTTCAATATTGAAGAGGATCTTGCCAAGGAACAACATGGTGAAAACGTAGAAGACctattttcattaaaacaGAGAAGCACCATCAAAGAGTTCCGAAATCCAAGTCAGACTAACACCATTGacttaataaataatgtgGAGAATGTTGAGTCATCTCCCTTGGGAGGATTCAAGCCACCGTCGGTTATTAAATCCTTTAGTTCCAGGACGGATATTAATgagaaatttaaagatgGGAACAAAACTGTTACAATATCTAAAGTCTACAAGACAGTTGGTAGTTCCAAGGCGTCCATTACATATTTAGGAAAGAGTAGAAAATTGATGCCGCccaagaaaaataagaacCGGGAAAAAATAGGAAGCAAAATAAAGCCTACTAGAAGCagtttattttcatcacATGATGAAAGTTTCGAAAACTCTTAA
- the PRD1 gene encoding metalloendopeptidase (ancestral locus Anc_1.9) → MLWRIGLSRYSSTRIANKKLLISAIVLPATAFILTRKSFYMTLPTNNKLLVAPTGTAPTWKWSPESILAKTKEVIDNATNLYDSLAAIEEPSVESLVKPYMHYENDEGLIVNQLTFLQHVSADKLIRDASVEATELLQDFSIEASMRLDLFQQFDKIWNQVKDDDDLKSKDFETYKFIEKVHKDYVRNGLNLPEEKRNQVKDIKKKIASNSLNYSKNLGEQKEYVSFTKEQLKGVSESVMEQFEKFVDPKTNEEKYKVTFKYPDIFPVLKTAQVPKTRKLAYISDQNKVPQNEALFVETLKLRNQLAQLLGYSTYANYNLDIKMAKNQETVFDFVNNLKDKLKPLGQKEIETLKTLKKKDCEELGLAYDDHYYIWDHRYYDNKFLKDNYNVDLEQISEYYPLESTIKGMLGIYETLLKLKFVDETNPKIKDVWHEDVKQLAVWKMDDEKNPEFIGWIYFDLHPRDGKYSHAANFGISSSYITQDGDRSFPVTALVCNFSKSTDKKPSLLKHNEITTFFHELGHGIHDLVGKNKCARFNGPGATPWDFVEAPSQMLEFWTWNKNELLSLSGHYQTGEKISEDLLDSLIATKHVNGALFALRQLHFGLFDMTVHTTKNVEDLNLLKLWNELREKICLVENGNELTKGYDSFGHIMSDSYSAGYYGYMWAEVFAADMYYTKFASDPLNSQAGVQYRDIVLANGGLYEIADKLKEFLGREPTNDAFLKELGLHN, encoded by the coding sequence ATGCTCTGGAGAATTGGATTGTCTCGTTATTCTAGCACCAGAATCGCAAATAAGAAATTACTGATCTCAGCAATTGTTCTCCCCGCTACTGCTTTCATACTGACAAGAAAAAGCTTCTACATGACATTGCCAACTAATAACAAACTTTTGGTTGCTCCAACGGGAACAGCACCTACATGGAAATGGTCCCCAGAATCCATTTTGGCAAAGACTAAAGAAGTTATAGATAATGCTACAAATCTATATGATTCATTGGCAGCCATTGAGGAACCTTCCGTTGAATCTCTTGTTAAGCCTTATATGCattatgaaaatgatgaaggCTTGATTGTTAACCAATTGACGTTTTTGCAGCACGTTTCGGCTGATAAGTTAATTAGGGATGCATCTGTGGAAGCCACCGAATTATTACAAGATTTTTCCATTGAAGCTTCCATGAGACTTGATCTTTTCCAAcaatttgataaaatttggaatcaagttaaagatgatgacgatttgaaatctaaagattttgaaacgtataaatttattgaaaaagttCACAAGGATTATGTTCGTAATGGGTTGAATTTACCTGAGGAGAAGAGAAATCAAGTGAAGGatattaaaaagaaaattgcTTCTAACTCATTGAATTATTCTAAAAATCTTGGTGAACAAAAGGAATATGTTTCATTTACtaaagaacaattgaaagGTGTTTCTGAGTCAGTTATggaacaatttgaaaaatttgttgaTCCTAAGACAAATGAAGAGAAGTACAAAGTTACTTTCAAGTATCCTGATATTTTCCCCGTCTTGAAAACTGCTCAAGTTCCAAAGACCCGTAAATTAGCTTACATTTCTGATCAAAATAAAGTTCCACAGAATGAAGCTCTCTTTGTTGAAACATTGAAGCTAAGAAACCAACTGGCACAGTTGTTAGGCTATTCCACTTACGCAAACTATAACTTGGACATTAAGATGGCCAAGAATCAAGAAACTGTTTTCGATTTTGTTAACAATTTGAAGGATAAATTGAAGCCACTAGGacaaaaggaaattgaaactcTAAAAACcttaaagaaaaaggatTGTGAAGAATTGGGGTTGGCATATGATGACCATTACTATATATGGGACCATAGATACTACGATAAcaaattcttgaaagaCAATTATAATGTCGATTTAGAACAAATTTCAGAATATTATCCGTTGGAATCAACAATTAAGGGGATGTTAGGAATTTATGAAAcgttattgaaattaaagtTTGTTGATGAAACTAATCCTAAGATTAAAGATGTTTGGCATGAAGATGTAAAACAGTTGGCTGTTTGGAaaatggatgatgaaaagaatccagaatttattggatggatttattttgatttacATCCAAGAGATGGTAAATATAGTCATGCAGCTAACTTTggtatttcttcatcatacATTACACAAGATGGTGACAGGTCTTTCCCCGTGACCGCGTTAGTTTgcaatttttcaaaatcaacagATAAAAAGCCATCACTATTGAAACATAATGAAATTACCACATTCTTCCATGAACTTGGACATGGTATCCATGATTTAGTAGGTAAGAACAAATGTGCTAGATTCAATGGCCCTGGTGCCACACCATGGGATTTTGTGGAGGCTCCATCTCAAATGTTAGAATTTTGGACTTGGAATAAAAATGAGTTACTATCTCTATCCGGCCATTATCAGACTGgtgaaaaaatttcagaagACTTATTGGATTCCTTAATTGCCACAAAACATGTTAATGGGGCACTTTTTGCATTAAGACAATTACATTTTGGTCTTTTCGATATGACCGTTCACACAACTAAAAATgttgaagatttgaatcTACTGAAGTTGTGGAATGAACTAAGGGAAAAGATTTGTTTGGTAGAAAATGGAAACGAATTAACAAAGGGTTATGATTCATTTGGCCATATCATGTCTGATTCTTATTCAGCTGGTTATTATGGTTATATGTGGGCTGAAGTATTTGCTGCAGACATGTATTATACCAAATTTGCCTCTGATCCATTGAATTCACAAGCTGGTGTTCAGTATAGAGATATTGTCCTAGCAAATGGTGGGTTATATGAAATCGCGGATAAACTAAAAGAATTCCTTGGAAGAGAACCAACGAATGACGCATTCTTAAAGGAATTAGGTTTACATAATTAA
- the MIC10 gene encoding Mic10p (ancestral locus Anc_1.8) translates to MSTDNNPNQSTPTSTAVTPTIDRSILNDKWDVVLSNMLVKVGLGFSVGVVASVIFFKRRTFPVWLGIGFGVGRGYAEGDAIFRSPAGLRTAKV, encoded by the coding sequence ATGTCAACAGATAATAACCCAAACCAATCCACCCCTACAAGTACTGCCGTGACACCTACGATCGACCGTTCCATACTAAATGACAAATGGGACGTTGTGCTTTCCAATATGTTGGTGAAAGTAGGTCTGGGATTTAGTGTGGGTGTCGTAGCATCagtcatatttttcaaacgTCGTACTTTCCCCGTCTGGTTGGGTATAGGCTTCGGTGTCGGGAGAGGTTATGCTGAGGGGGACGCCATATTCCGTTCTCCTGCTGGATTAAGAACTGCCAAAGTTTGA
- the KRR1 gene encoding ribosome biosynthesis protein KRR1 (ancestral locus Anc_1.6): MVSTHNRDKPWDTPDVDKWHIEEFKPEDNASGLPFAEESSFMTLFPKYRETYLKSVWNDVTRALNKHNLGCVLDLVEGSMTVKTTRKTFDPAIILKARDLIKLLARSVPFPQAVKILQDDMACDVIKIGNFVTNKERFVKRRQRLVGPNGNTLKALELLTKCYILVQGNTVSVMGPFQGLKEVRRVVEDCMKNVHPIYHIKELMIKRELAKKPELANEDWSRFLPMFKKRNVARKKPKKVRKEKKIYTPFPPAQLPRKVDLEIESGEYFLSKREKEMKKLHERREQQAEKQAEKEVERNKNYIAPEEETYKSSLKKEHKKRKSESEE, translated from the coding sequence ATGGTTTCTACACATAATAGAGATAAACCTTGGGATACTCCAGACGTGGATAAATGGCATATTGAGGAGTTTAAACCTGAAGATAATGCATCAGGTTTGCCATTTGCAGAAGAATCTAGTTTTATGACTTTATTCCCCAAATACAGAGAAacatatttgaaatctgtATGGAATGATGTCACCAGAGCATTAAATAAACACAACTTGGGATGTGTGCTGGATTTAGTGGAAGGTTCCATGACGGTAAAGACTACAAGAAAAACTTTTGATCCAGCTATCATCTTAAAGGCTCgtgatttaattaaattattggCAAGATCTGTTCCATTTCCTCAAGCTGTGAAGATTCTACAGGATGATATGGCTTGTGATGTTATTAAGATAGGGAACTTTGTGACcaataaagaaagattCGTAAAGAGAAGACAACGTCTGGTCGGACCCAATGGTAATACGTTGAAGGCATTGGAGTTATTGACAAAGTGTTATATATTAGTACAAGGTAACACTGTGAGTGTAATGGGACCATTTCAAGGTTTGAAGGAAGTGCGCCGTGTTGTTGAAGATTGTATGAAGAATGTGCATCCAATTTATCACATAAAAGAATTAATGATTAAGAGAGAGTTAGCAAAGAAGCCAGAATTAGCCAATGAAGATTGGTCAAGATTTTTGCCTATGTTTAAGAAGAGAAATGTTGCCAGAAAGAAGCCAAAGAAGGTtagaaaggaaaagaaaatatatacTCCATTCCCACCTGCTCAGTTACCTAGAAAGgttgatttggaaattgaGAGTGGTGAATATTTCTTGAGTAAGAGAGAGAAGGAGATGAAGAAGCTGCATGAACGTAGAGAACAACAGGCTGAGAAACAAGCTGAAAAGGAAGTCGAAAGAAATAAGAACTATATTGCCCCTGAAGAGGAAACCTACAAGAGctctttgaagaaggagcataaaaagagaaaatCTGAATCTGAGGAATAA
- the VAC17 gene encoding Vac17p (ancestral locus Anc_1.4), translating into MSLLQDISERLLVRSQEAILQLDVWIQRQRRLQELMEGEEEQEQGGDTNTNMDIRGTLPQFLEQYNTYMAQLNSLQVRVEFIRDTLVNKKNTGIRNQQLESNNSVDEQKYIQDLVHEFQDITQKLSELSTVRNPSTASSRSTSTKSSIESFKPKPLRIISRSNTHSHLHQQTSLDKKVSFNEDESNSSISHSRSMESLHENSKSLRNTKSMDVLKRSTFKNHSDFSKLLNSRQRLSINIFDDDLIANEDGNEFYNQYSDSDQATVISHGTPIRGADTPLLRRYNSHESILSFRKPTQSRQPNQILPYSSVRQPSMQSVAVNSNPIFSRMRPNATSKDLLSSFINKPQPNRLHQQKPKPNSNSLFGKWNFFNKFNSVTSEIGTTTTQLYPTNSSMSNKFNPNDIPSSASIREPVFDDSLHLEDLNDALNTELLL; encoded by the coding sequence ATGTCATTACTGCAGGATATTAGCGAAAGGCTATTGGTCCGTTCCCAGGAAGCAATCTTACAATTGGACGTTTGGATTCAAAGGCAAAGGAGACTTCAGGAGCTGATggaaggagaagaagaacaagaacaaggTGGTGATACTAATACAAATATGGATATTAGAGGCACTCTACCGCAATTCCTAGAACAGTACAATACATATATGGCACAGTTGAACTCACTGCAGGTCCGTGTCGAGTTCATCAGGGACACCTTAgtaaataagaaaaatacaGGCATTAGAAATCAACAACTAGAAAGCAATAACTCGGTAGAtgaacaaaaatatatacaAGATCTGGTTCACgaatttcaagatattaCACAGAAATTGAGTGAATTGTCTACAGTGCGAAACCCTTCGACAGCATCTTCAAGGAGTACCTCAACAAAAAGCAGCATTGAGTCGTTCAAACCAAAACCGTTACGAATTATTTCTAGAAGTAATACACACTCTCATTTACACCAGCAAACTTCTTTAGATAAAAAAGTGTCCTTTAATGAAGACGAAAGCaactcttcaatttcacaCTCCAGATCTATGGAGTCTCTGCatgaaaattcaaaatcattaagAAATACCAAATCAATGGATGTCTTAAAACGTTCCACATTTAAAAATCATTCAGACTTTAGTAAGCTGTTAAATTCAAGGCAACGGCTTtccattaatatatttgatgatgacCTTATAGCCAATGAAGATGGCAATGAATTTTATAATCAATATTCGGATTCGGATCAGGCAACAGTGATATCTCATGGTACACCTATTAGAGGTGCAGATACACCTTTACTTCGAAGGTACAATTCTCATGAAAGTATATTGTCATTTAGAAAACCTACCCAATCAAGGCAACCAAATCAAATTCTACCGTATAGCTCCGTTAGACAACCTTCTATGCAAAGCGTGGCTGTTAATTCAaatccaattttttctaGAATGAGACCAAATGCAACGTCAAAGGACCTCTTATcatctttcattaataaaccACAACCTAACCGTTTACATCAGCAAAAACCTAAACCCAACAgcaattcattatttggcAAGtggaatttttttaataaatttaattcagTGACATCGGAGATTGGAACAACGACCACTCAACTATACCCAAcgaattcttcaatgtcaaataaatttaatcCAAATGATATTCCAAGTTCAGCATCCATAAGGGAACCTGTTTTTGACGATTCTCTACATTTAGAGGACTTAAATGATGCATTGAATACTGAATTATTACTATAA